A genomic stretch from Falco naumanni isolate bFalNau1 chromosome 6, bFalNau1.pat, whole genome shotgun sequence includes:
- the GJA1 gene encoding gap junction alpha-1 protein gives MGDWSALGKLLDKVQAYSTAGGKVWLSVLFIFRILLLGTAVESAWGDEQSAFRCNTQQPGCENVCYDKSFPISHVRFWVLQIIFVSVPTLLYLAHVFYVMRKEEKLNKREEELKVVQNDGVNVDMHLKQIEIKKFKYGIEEHGKVKMRGGLLRTYIISILFKSVFEVAFLLIQWYIYGFSLNAIYTCERDPCPHRVDCFLSRPTEKTIFILFMLVVSLVSLALNIIELFYVFFKGVKDRVKGKTDPYSHSGAMSPSKDCGSPKYAYYNGCSSPTAPLSPMSPPGYKLVTGDRNNSSCRNYNKQASEQNWANYSAEQNRMGQAGSTISNSHAQPFDFSDEHQNTKKLASGHELQPLTIVDQRPPSRASSRASSRPRPDDLEI, from the coding sequence ATGGGTGATTGGAGCGCCTTGGGAAAACTTCTTGACAAGGTCCAAGCCTATTCTACTGCAGGAGGGAAAGTGTGGCTGTCTGTCCTCTTTATTTTCCGAATCTTGCTATTGGGGACAGCAGTTGAATCTGCTTGGGGAGATGAACAGTCTGCCTTCCGGTGCAACACTCAACAGCCTGGTTGCGAGAATGTCTGCTATGACAAGTCCTTCCCCATCTCCCATGTACGCTTCTGGGTTCTGCAGATCATATTTGTGTCTGTACCTACCCTTTTGTACCTGGCACATGTGTTCTACGTaatgaggaaggaagagaagctgaacaaaagagaagaagaacTCAAGGTGGTCCAAAATGATGGTGTGAATGTGGATATGCACCTCAAGCAaatagaaattaagaaattcaaGTATGGGATCGAAGAGCATGGCAAAGTGAAGATGCGCGGGGGACTGCTCCGTACTTACATCATCAGCATCCTGTTTAAATCTGTCTTTGAGGTGGCTTTCTTGCTGATACAGTGGTACATCTATGGGTTTAGCCTGAACGCCATCTACACCTGTGAGCGAGATCCATGCCCACACAGAGTGGACTGTTTCCTCTCCCGTCCAACTGAGAAAACCATCTTCATCCTCTTCATGCTGGTTGTGTCCTTGGTGTCTCTTGCCTTGAATATCATCGAGCTTTTCTACGTGTTCTTCAAGGGTGTCAAGGATCGTGTGAAAGGGAAAACCGACCCCTACTCCCACAGCGGTGCCATGAGCCCTTCCAAGGACTGTGGCTCCCCCAAATATGCTTATTACAATGGCTGCTCCTCACCAACCGCCCCCTTGTCTCCCATGTCTCCCCCAGGGTACAAGCTCGTTACTGGAGACAGGAACAATTCCTCCTGTCGTAACTACAATAAGCAAGCCAGTGAGCAAAACTGGGCCAACTACAGCGCAGAGCAAAACAGAatggggcaggctggcagcaccatCTCCAACTCTCACGCCCAGCCCTTCGACTTCTCCGATGAGCACCAGAACACTAAAAAACTGGCATCGGGACACGAGCTGCAACCCCTCACCATTGTGGACCAGAGgcctcccagcagagccagcagccgAGCCAGCAGCAGGCCTCGACCCGACGACCTGGAGATCTAA